The Sporosarcina sp. Te-1 DNA window TCCATCCCGGAAGGCACTCGCGTTATCATCGGAATGGAAACGAAAGTTGGCAAAGATGTTCCGTTCTCACTTGAGAAGCTGTCTCCAGTCTTTGCAATGTACGTAGCCGATGATGTCAACCATGCGAAGGAAATTTGCATGTCGCTGCTCGATATAGGCGGTCGGGGTCATAGCCTCTCGATCCATACCGAGAATGATTCCATTGCCCGCGAATTCGCAGTGGAAATGCCGGTTTCCCGTATCATGGTCAATACAATGTCTTCCGTCGGCGCTGTCGGGGGAACAACCGGACTTATGCCATCCTTCACATTAGGCTGCGGTACATTCGGCGGCAATATTACATCCGATAATGTGACAGCAAAACACCTGCTGAACATTAAACGGATGGCGTATGGCACCAAAGAGGTTACACTCCCTTCCCATCAGGAAGTGGAAAAGAATTCAACAACCGATCAGGTCGTTTCAGAGGTCATGACGAAAGTCGGATCTGATGGCGACATTGATCCAGAAGTAGTGAAAAACTTAGTCAGCGAGATTGTCAAGCAGTTGACGAAGTGATGGAAGTAAAGACAAATCAAAATAAAACCCATTAGGAGGAAACAAACATGAACAGAGAAGGTACAGCATTAGGAATGGTAGAAACGAAAGGTTTGATCGGTTCAATCGAAGCAGCGGACGCAATGGTGAAAGCGGCTAGCGTTAATCTTGTTGGTAAAGTACACGTCGGCGGCGGAATCGTTACAGTACTCGTACGCGGTGATGTAGGCGCAGTAAAAGCGGCAACTGATGCAGGTGCAGCAGCTGCACAACGTGTAGGCGAATTGCTATCTGTCCACGTCATTCCAAGACCGCATAACGAATTGGAAATGATCCTGCCTAAAATGGAAGGCTAATTCGTTAGCGAAAATGACAGTAGAAAGGTGGAAGTGGAATGGATCAGCAATTGATTGAACGGATTGTCGGGGAAGTACTCGGCCAACTTTCAAAAGACGGGAGCCAATTGCCGGCACAAGCTGTTCCGATTGCCGTTTCTGCCCGCCACGTACATCTGAAAATCGAACATGTGGAAGCGCTGTTTGGAAAGGGTTATGAATTGACGAAGCGGTCCGACTTATCACAGCCGGGCCAATTCGCCTCAAACGAAACAGTGGTTGTCGCAGGACCAAAAGGCAGCATCGAGCGGGTGCGTATTCTGGGTCCTGCGCGTTCCCTTTCCCAAGTGGAAGTCAGCTTTACAGACGCCATGAAGTTAGGTGTAAAGCCACCGCTTCGAGAGTCTGGCGATATAGAAGGGTCCGCAGGCATCACGCTTATCGGCCCGAAAGGCAGCATTTACTTGGAAGAGGGCCTGATCGTCGCCCAAGCGCATATTCATATGGCGCCAGGCGATGCTTCACGGTTCGGCGTGCAAAATGGCGAGTATGTAACAGTTGAGGTGGATGGTATTCGTCCCATATCATTCCGGAATGTGAAAATCCGGGTATCCGATCGTTATCGGTTGGAAATGCATATCGACACGGATGAAGCGAATGCAGGATTCATTTCACAAGGAACGATTGGACGACTTGAGAAGCCAGGAACAGCAAAGACAGAATTGCATGTCCCTCAGAGCGCTCCTGAGCCTGTAAACAAATCGTATGAATTTAAGAAAAAGCTGCTTTCCAATGAAGATATCCGTTCTATTCAGGAACAGGACATTCTCGTCGAAAAAGGGACGATTGTGACAGCGCTTGCGAAAGATACAGCGAGGGAACTCGGTAAGACGATTTCCTTCAGAAAGTAGAAAAGGTGATTACGCATGCGAATGGGAAAAGTGATCGGTAACGTATGGGCAACACGCAAGGAAGAGGGCTTGCAAGGGTTGAAATTGCTGATTATCCAGCCGATTGATGCATACGGAGACGCCATCCAGACGCAAATGGTGGCAGCAGACCGGATTGGTGCAGGCATTGGCGATGAGGTCCTGATTACGAGCGGCGGCTCCTCACGTTATATTATGAAAGACAATCCGATTCCTATCGATGCGGTAGTCATAGGAATCATTGATTCTACAGAAGTGAAGAGAGGCGAAATCGATGAGTCAAGCAATCGGAATGATTGAAACAAAAGGGTTGATCGGTTCCATTGAAGCGGCGGATGCCATGATTAAAGCATCCAATGTGTCCCTAGTGAAGCAAGAGATGGTCGATGGCGGGATAGTAACTGTCATCGTGCAAGGAGATGTCGGTGCAGTTCAGGCAGCCGTGGAGGCAGGCCGGGATGCTGCAGCCCGTGTCGGTGAACTATTGGGATCACATGTCATCCCACGTCCGGATGAATCGGTCTATGGCATGGTAAAGCCTGCTCCTGCGGTCGAACCACAGGCTGCCAAACAGGAAAAGCTAGGCGAACCTGCAAAACCGAAATCGGCTAAAAAATAATAAGGTGCATGGCACCTGCAAGCAAGGGACTTTGATCCGTCGAATCTGGCGTATCATGAAAGTCCTTTCCTTAGGCATTGATAAAGGAGATGAGCGAGGTTGGCATTTCGTAGACATAAGATTGCGGTCATCGGAGCGGGTCATACCGGAGCCACTGTTGCTCTCATGGCAGCGCAAAAGGAATTGGGCGATGTTGTATTAGTGGACATCCCCGACTTGGTGAACCCGACAAAAGGGAAAGCGCTCGATTTATTGCAAACGAGCCCTGTCCAGCGATTTGACTCTATGATTATCGGCACATCGGATTATGCCGATATTCAAGATGCCGATATGGTCATCGTGACCGCTGGCATTGCCCGCAAGCCGGGCATGAGCCGAGATGATCTCGTAACAACAAATGCGAAAATCATGCGATCTGTTTCCGAGCAGATCAAACAATATGCTCCTGAGAGCACCGTCCTTATTTTAAGTAATCCGGTCGATGCCATGACATATGTCTGCTACAAGACGACTGGTTTTCCGAAAAATCGTGTGATCGGCCAGTCCGGCGTGCTGGACACCGCCCGATTTAATACATTTGTCGCGGAAGAACTCAACATTTCCGTTGAGGATGTGTCCGGGTTTGTACTCGGCGGGCATGGCGATGATATGGTGCCGCTCGTGCGTTATTCGAATGCGGGCGGAATTCCGCTTGAAAAAATCATTCCGGCGGATCGTCTGCAGGCCATTGTCGAACGGACAAGAAAAGGCGGCGGAGAAATTGTGGCTCTTCTCGGTAACGGAAGCGCCTACTATGCACCGGCAGCGGCACTCGTCCAAATGGCAGAAGCGATCATTAAAGATAAAAAGCGTATTTTGCCATCCATTGCTTATTTGGAAGGCGAATATGGCTACCAGGATATTTATCTAGGTGTTCCGACTGTAATTGGCGGCAACGGAATCGAAAGCATCATTGAACTTCCCTTGACGGATGATGAGCAACGGGCACTGGATAAGTCTGCGCAGTCTGTTCAGGTTGTGTTGGATATTTGCAATCGGTAAATATACTGAATTTATGGCATAAGCACGAACCGTAATTGATGTGGTTCCTACCGAGCTGTCAGGTATCATATGGAATTCTGTTTGGTCGGTCCAATCAGCTAATCGAGGAATAAAAACTATAGAAAGCATTCCATTTTCGGAATGCTTTTTCATTTGGATATTTAAAACAAATCCTTCATTTTTTTCTAGTCCGTACGATATAAGAGATACAGGATAATTAGGAGGTATCACCCAGTGAAAAAAAAGAAAAGCATCGCTTGGAAATTGTCCGGTTTAATCATCGGATTGTTTGTCATCTTGTTTATTATCTACACGGCGACGACGAGTACGTTTTTACATAAACAAAGCATGTCTGACGCCGAAGAGTTTGCCGTGGAGAATTCCAGATTGAATGCAACGATTCTGAGCGAGCGATTCAATAGGACGAATGAGATGCTTCACACGACGAAGCATATATTTGAGACACTTCAAGCCAATCATGATTTGACAACAGATGAAGTAATCAATGTAATTGAAAATAATTTGAAGAAAAATGAGGATGCCACAGGGATGGCAGCCATTTTTGAAAAAGGATTCATCCCATTGGATGATACGATCCAGAGCGGCCTCGTAGATTCAACGGATCGATTCGTACCCTATTTGTATAAAAAGGAAAATGGCGTTGGTGTGGAAGCATTGAGCGGATATGACAATCCGGGCGAAGGGGATTGGTATTTGATCCCGAAGAATGAAAAACGGGCTGTCTTAACTGAACCGTACGATTATAACGCGGGCGGTCAAACGGTCTTAATGACGACGATCTCTGTTCCGCTTATAACAGAGTCTGGGCAGTTTTTCGGCGTGCTGACTACGGATATTTCAATTGATTTCCTAAATGATCTTGTCCAATCGATTAAGCCGGATGGCGGCTATGCTTCCATCATTACAGACGCAGGGGATTTAACAGCGAACAGCATTAAACAGGAAATGAACGGCACAAACATGAAGGATGCGATTGATTGGGCACCTGTCAAAGAAAAGCTGGATCGAGGCGAGACGGGAACATTATACGTGGATTCCAAAAGCTTGAACGAACTTGCTTTCAACTCGTTCGCTCCGATTATGCTGCCGAATATAGACGAAGTATGGACAGTGCAAACGGTAGTACCGAAATCTAAAATATTGGAGACCTATAACGCGATTCTTCTTATGACCATTCTCGCGGCAGTCGTTATGATTGTGCTGATGACAGCGGCGACGGGTTGGTTCATTTTCAAGCAATTAAAACCGCTATCCTTCTTGCAGAAGTCAATTGAAACAGCAGCAACAGGGGATATGACTCATTATGTGGATGAAAAACATATCCGAAATGACGAAATTGGAGCGGTGGCAAAGGCCTATAATGATATGTTGCTTCAGACAAACGAAGCGATCCAGGCAGTTCAGCAATCATCTAATGCCTTGAGCGAATCCTCTTCACATGTTCATCAGGCATTTGAAGAGATTGTGGCTTCCAGCGAAGAAGTTTCATTGGCGACAAATGAAATTGCCCAAGGTGCTTCCAAGCAGTCCGAGGATACGGAAGAAACGAGCCGGGTCATGGCGGAACTTGCGGAGCAGATTACTATTCTGTCCCAGTTATCGCAACAGATGAATGACTTATCCCATCAAACAGTCGAGTCAACGGAAAAAGGAATGACTGATGTCGCCAACTTGCGTGACCATAACGCCTCAGCAAATGAAATGAATGCAAAAGTGCAAGAGCAAATGAACGCATTGTCATCCAAAATCGATGCCATCAATCAAGTCATCACGTCGATTCATGATATTACGGCACAAACGAACTTGCTTGCCTTAAATGCCAGCATTGAAGCGGCTCGGGCAGGTGAGCACGGCAAAGGATTTGCGGTCGTGGCGGAAGAAGTGCGTAAACTTGCTGAACAGTCGCGCACGGAAACCGAAGTCATCCAGCAAACCGTTCAAGAAATTCTGGAAGAGTCCAAACAAACGGCAGCTGTCATTGAAACAAATCGAAAGGCGATGGAAGGGCAGAACGAATCTGTATCCAGTACGGAGGCCTCCTTCCGCCAGAATGCCGAACTAACGGAACGGATGAGTGAAGTCATTCAAGAATTGAATGCGGAGTTGAACGACATGCTGACAAATAAAGATCAAGCGATGCTATCGATCCAGAGTGTTTCGGCTGTATCCGAAGAGACGGCAGCATCAGCGGAACAAGTCAGCGCCTCATCAGCAGCACAGCAGACGGAATTGGAGCGGGTGGCAGATTCCACAACCCGCATGAAAAATATAGCCAATGAGTTGCAAGAAGTAGTGGAGCGCTTTAAACTACAAGTATAGGACTCGAAAAATTGAATAGCAGACATTGAACGATGAAATGGTACCGTAACGGTTTAAAAGGGAATCCGGAAATCCGGAGCTGTCCCCGCAACTGTAAGCGCAGACGATCACCGATAAGCCACTATAGGCAACTATGGGAAGGCAGGTGGGAGGAGGAAGCGCAAGCCAGGAGACCTGCCATCCATCGTCAAAGCGACACTTTCTTCGGGGGTTGAGAGGTGGAAGCGAAACGGATCCCGGTCCAACGGGCTTTTTAGGGTTCCAATTTGTTTCCCAATGATCAATTACGAGCAATCGCTCTGCCGAAGTGGCAGGCGGTTGCTCTTTTCATTGAAAGGAGACGGAAGATGAGAGCGATTCAACAGGAGTATGGCATTGGCGCTGAATTAAATGAGAAGTTTCCGGAACAACAGCTGACATGGGGAGAAGTCCGATATACTGAACGAGACATCGATAGATTGAAAAGGGAACTGGCAGATCGGTTTTACGCAGCTCCATCGACTTCCGGTGAGGATGACATGCTGTTTCTTGCAATGAAAGCGATGCAGCATGAACGGATGAATCGGATTGAAAAAGTAGTGGATACGTATTGGGCATTATCAAACGGTTATATCTCGCTTTCCAAGGAATTGGCGAATGTGCTGTGGGGAGTCACCCCCCGTCTGGAGAAGGGGCGAAATATCATCAGCGTCGCAGATCAACAAACGACACGGCTCATGCAAGAAGGAACTCCTTTCACGGCTAGCCTGCCAGACCTCTTTTGGAAGCAAGTGATGGAGTGCGGCTCGTGGCAAACATTAGAAACTTCTAACGGGCTCGCAGACATAAGAGAAATTTCCGCAATCGGCCTGATGAAAGAACTATTGCGGCAACAGATGCAGAGCGGCCAACCATCCTTCTTCTTTGAAGATCAATTGAACCCGGCACATCCGAGAAAAATTCTGCCGTTTGGTTCCACTTTGCATGTAGAGCGGATACGGCAGAGAGGTAGGATCGATCAGGTTATCGCTATTCAAGTAAGGCTCGTC harbors:
- the mdh gene encoding malate dehydrogenase codes for the protein MAFRRHKIAVIGAGHTGATVALMAAQKELGDVVLVDIPDLVNPTKGKALDLLQTSPVQRFDSMIIGTSDYADIQDADMVIVTAGIARKPGMSRDDLVTTNAKIMRSVSEQIKQYAPESTVLILSNPVDAMTYVCYKTTGFPKNRVIGQSGVLDTARFNTFVAEELNISVEDVSGFVLGGHGDDMVPLVRYSNAGGIPLEKIIPADRLQAIVERTRKGGGEIVALLGNGSAYYAPAAALVQMAEAIIKDKKRILPSIAYLEGEYGYQDIYLGVPTVIGGNGIESIIELPLTDDEQRALDKSAQSVQVVLDICNR
- a CDS encoding BMC domain-containing protein gives rise to the protein MSQAIGMIETKGLIGSIEAADAMIKASNVSLVKQEMVDGGIVTVIVQGDVGAVQAAVEAGRDAAARVGELLGSHVIPRPDESVYGMVKPAPAVEPQAAKQEKLGEPAKPKSAKK
- a CDS encoding EutN/CcmL family microcompartment protein produces the protein MRMGKVIGNVWATRKEEGLQGLKLLIIQPIDAYGDAIQTQMVAADRIGAGIGDEVLITSGGSSRYIMKDNPIPIDAVVIGIIDSTEVKRGEIDESSNRND
- a CDS encoding methyl-accepting chemotaxis protein, with product MKKKKSIAWKLSGLIIGLFVILFIIYTATTSTFLHKQSMSDAEEFAVENSRLNATILSERFNRTNEMLHTTKHIFETLQANHDLTTDEVINVIENNLKKNEDATGMAAIFEKGFIPLDDTIQSGLVDSTDRFVPYLYKKENGVGVEALSGYDNPGEGDWYLIPKNEKRAVLTEPYDYNAGGQTVLMTTISVPLITESGQFFGVLTTDISIDFLNDLVQSIKPDGGYASIITDAGDLTANSIKQEMNGTNMKDAIDWAPVKEKLDRGETGTLYVDSKSLNELAFNSFAPIMLPNIDEVWTVQTVVPKSKILETYNAILLMTILAAVVMIVLMTAATGWFIFKQLKPLSFLQKSIETAATGDMTHYVDEKHIRNDEIGAVAKAYNDMLLQTNEAIQAVQQSSNALSESSSHVHQAFEEIVASSEEVSLATNEIAQGASKQSEDTEETSRVMAELAEQITILSQLSQQMNDLSHQTVESTEKGMTDVANLRDHNASANEMNAKVQEQMNALSSKIDAINQVITSIHDITAQTNLLALNASIEAARAGEHGKGFAVVAEEVRKLAEQSRTETEVIQQTVQEILEESKQTAAVIETNRKAMEGQNESVSSTEASFRQNAELTERMSEVIQELNAELNDMLTNKDQAMLSIQSVSAVSEETAASAEQVSASSAAQQTELERVADSTTRMKNIANELQEVVERFKLQV
- a CDS encoding BMC domain-containing protein, which codes for MNREGTALGMVETKGLIGSIEAADAMVKAASVNLVGKVHVGGGIVTVLVRGDVGAVKAATDAGAAAAQRVGELLSVHVIPRPHNELEMILPKMEG
- the pduL gene encoding phosphate propanoyltransferase: MDQQLIERIVGEVLGQLSKDGSQLPAQAVPIAVSARHVHLKIEHVEALFGKGYELTKRSDLSQPGQFASNETVVVAGPKGSIERVRILGPARSLSQVEVSFTDAMKLGVKPPLRESGDIEGSAGITLIGPKGSIYLEEGLIVAQAHIHMAPGDASRFGVQNGEYVTVEVDGIRPISFRNVKIRVSDRYRLEMHIDTDEANAGFISQGTIGRLEKPGTAKTELHVPQSAPEPVNKSYEFKKKLLSNEDIRSIQEQDILVEKGTIVTALAKDTARELGKTISFRK